In the genome of Budorcas taxicolor isolate Tak-1 chromosome 7, Takin1.1, whole genome shotgun sequence, the window AAGGCCTGGTCTAAGCCACTGCCCTCTCTCCAGGATGACTTCTGTAGCCCCCTGCCtggtctcccacctcccacttagCTCTTTTCCTATTGCAGCTGCACTGACCTCCAGAGTCGAATTTTCAGATGGAATGAGCAATGCCACACCTATCTCCTGCTAAACATCCTCAACCTTTCCCAAGCCTTTAATTCACTGATACCTACCTGCTCACCTCTTCAGCCTCATTTTATCCCGCTCTCCACcttgcttctcaggtggctcagtggtaaagaatccctctaccaatgcaggagatgcgagtttgatccctgggttgggaagatcccctggaaaaggaaacagcaccccactgcagcattcttgcctgggaaatcccatggacagaggagccaggcgggctaacagtccagggggtcacagaagagtcggacacaactaagcacctAAGCAACAACAACCCTCTTGCTTATTGCGTTCCTCCTCTGTGCCATGTACGTCTCCTTGGTGGCATCTGCTCCATTCGGCACTTTGTGGGCATGGGCATGATGGATTCTGTCTTCCTCCCTCAACTGAAACCTCCTCAGAGCAGGGACCACCCTTTTGAATCCGTAAATACACATTGCTTGAGAATCATATTACCAGGGAAGATGGTCCTGTCAGTACTCAAGCCCAGCATGTGTTTCCCCAGGCGGACGCCCCCAACCCATCCCTCATCCCGGAGACCGATGCTGTGGGAGTGACCGTGGTCCTCATCACCTGCACATACCATGGACAGGAGTTCATCCGAGTCGGCTACTATGTCAACAATGAGTACCTCAGCCCCGAGCTGCGCGAGAACCCGCCTCTGAAACCAGACTTCTCTCAGGTGGGGCTCTTCTCCACACTTCCTGCTTCAGACAGGCTGGCTCCTTTCCCCCTGGGGGTAGCTGAGTCCCTGGAATTGGGAGCCAAGGTCACTTATTAAAGTTTTCAAGTGGTGCTCAGCTCTCACAGCACCTGgaacaagagagagaaaggtCTTCGTTTCTCAGAACTTTGCCTCAGAGTCAAGATTAGATAggccccaggacttccctgacggtccagtggttaagactctgtacttccaatgcaggggccatgggttcaacccctagttggggaactaagaccctgcatgccatgcggtatagccaaataaaaacaataattattctttctcaagcctttatcaaatgtagtagaaaagcttttgtgtatatatacacacacaaaagctttttttgtatataatacatgtatatattttagaaaacttatgaatttttgcctaaaaaatttatgacattttgattccacttgtttgacttagtatgaatagaatactagatttccaattaaaaaaaaaatagatacgctacaaacaacaaaggtttatatagcacagggaactatagtcaatatcttgcaatcacctataatggaaaataatctgaaaaataatataacaatcaccttgctgtgcacctgaaacattgtaagtcaactatacttcaataaaatatatatattaaggaaaaaaaaaaagataaaattaagattAGATAGGCCCCAGCCCTAAGTCATGGCACACAGGCCTTCCCTGGAGTTGAACGCATATTGTTCATGGTAATGGAATAAGCAAAGTCGGCTCTTCCTGGGCTTTGGGAGGGGGTCTGAGAGTGCACTGTTTTGTGGGAGAACACGAGGGGCATGCTAACGAGGGTTGGTGTTCCTTTTCCTACCCCAGCTCCAGCGGAACATCTTGGCCTCAAACCCCCGGGTGACCCGCTTCCACATCAACTGGGACAACAACATGGACAGGCTGGAGGCCATAGAGAACCAGGACTCTGCCCTGGGCTGCGGTCTCCCCCTCAGCTGCACCCCCATCAAGGGCTTGGGTCTCCCTGGCTGCATCCCGGGCCTCCTCcctgagaactccatggactgcatttAACTGTGGGACTCCAGGCCCTACTTGGGCCCAGCTGGGACCACGGCCAGTCTCTCCTGGCACATCTGGAAGGGGCAGCCAGGCCTCCCGGAGAGCATTGGGAAGGCCACATGGAGGACTTTGGGGCCATCAGCTATATCCAGGTCAGTCAGACTCGGCCCCCAGGAAGGAAGGGGCTTCTGGTCTTTCCTAGCCCTGGCCCAGAGGGTCATCTTCCCTCTACTGCCCAGGCCTGAAAGAACCTGGTACTTCAGTTCTTAATTCTTTCTGTCTtgtgtcctttctctcttctaCACACACTATATATTCCACCTGCGGGCCATTGTGCCACCGTCGTCCCAGGAGTGCCACTGACCCAACACTTTTCCCACAGACCTCCCTGGCCTGCCTTGAGGCTTTCTTGGTCAATGCCTGGCAAGGCTCCAACCCTGCTGGGCCAAAGGCTCTGCCATTCATTTCCCTTCCCAACCATCTGAGCAGAGCCACCCAGCTGCCTGGAGTCCCAGGCCAGGAGTCTTGGTAGAAGATAGACTCGgacacaatttctgtccttttgcCAGGAtgattttttaagacttttcaaTTCAACAGCCCTCTGGAAAACTCTGTTCCCAAAAAGGTGATCAGCAGGATGCTGAGGTAAGATGGCTGATTCTCCTTTGGGTCACAACCACCTTCCTCTTGCCTCCCAACTGGATCTGGCTTTCCGTGGAGGCTGCCCCTTGGAGACAATGGTGCATTGGAGGGGCCTGCTGTTCTGTCTGTCTCAATATTGGTGTCAGGACTCCTCTGCTTCTGGCTGCCTTGATCTGCACTCTGCCAAGACCTCATGTTCTCAGGCCACAGTGCAGACCAGGGAAGCAGTAGGGACCCTGAAAGCCCTCCTTCCCCTGCCATGCTCCTCACCCTGACCCGTTCCCGCGCTGCTACGTGGATGCTGTTGTGATTGCAGTTTGTGTATTAAAGGGTTTTTATATTAAATGTTTGGTTgatctgaaaataaaaagcacttcATCTAGATTCTTTCTGCTTTTGTCTCCAGTGGGCTGAGGTGgttttgtctctctctcctcaTGATGGGGGCAGTAGGGGGCCCTCTTGCCTCAACCAGTAGGTTGACTGCCCCTTTCTCCCTTACTCGCTTCTTTTTATTGTCATAGTTTTATTCCAGacaggtccaggaagattcttttgTCAAAACTTCAGCAACCCAGCTGTTCTGTAGATAGAGCATAACCAGTGATTGTTCAGACTTGTCATGACCTTGACCCACCAGAAGAAATTAGCATTGCTCTCTGAGGACCCACATATCAATACTTgtattaaattttacttaaacTTACTTCGTAACTCCACATCCCCAGGTGAAGTGGTGAGCCATTTCCCCATAATTCACAGGAAAACCCAGACTTCTCTCCTTGAAACAAAGGTGGACTTAGGAACATGGGTCTAGATGGCTCCTGGGTGGGGTGTACAGGTCATACCAGTCCAGGCTCAGAGCAGCCAGCTGGCTTGTAGACCTGAGACCAGTCAGCCTCCCCAAGCTGAGGGAGGCTAGCTCATCCAGTTCCCTGCCCCTGGCATCACTTCCTGTTTGGGCTTTCCTCTACCTCAGTGGTTCCAACGGGGCAGCAGTTTTGCACCCAGCCAGGGCACACTTAACAATGTCTAGAGATGGTTTTggtggcaggt includes:
- the ASF1B gene encoding histone chaperone ASF1B; protein product: MAKVSVLNVAVLENPSPFHSPFRFEISFECSEALADDLEWKIIYVGSAESEEFDQILDSVLVGPVPAGRHMFVFQADAPNPSLIPETDAVGVTVVLITCTYHGQEFIRVGYYVNNEYLSPELRENPPLKPDFSQLQRNILASNPRVTRFHINWDNNMDRLEAIENQDSALGCGLPLSCTPIKGLGLPGCIPGLLPENSMDCI